A single Bacillus sp. HMF5848 DNA region contains:
- a CDS encoding translation factor GTPase family protein: MFKTVGVLAHVDAGKTTFAEQLLYHTNTIRQRGRVDHKDTFLDSHEIEKERGITVFADQATFSFKDSSYYIIDTPGHVDFSAEMERAIQVMDAAIVIISAVEGVEGHTETVWQLLQKYNVPTFFYINKIDRVGADVERVLQDIHANLTTELCDISLLDTMPQELIENIAERDETLLEYYLHKGYDKNVWLEALRAMVMNNNVHPFITGSALQDIGVTEFLDTLHALTQTDYQEDTPFSGIVYKVRYDENNQRIAFVKALSGSLHVRDEVRYNDDDQEVYEKITQIRVYNGSKYKTVDKVQAGELFAVVGLSMASDGTGLGSIANKSKTTYNIIPTIKSKVIYDPSHHVKDVLRYFKILDEEDSALHVTWDERLQEIHIQVMGKIQLEVLQQIVKDRFGISVTFGQPEIIYKETITNTVRGYGHFEPLGHYAEVHLQIEPAIRNSGVQFSNNCHANDLAIGHQNLIRQHVLERGHHSILTGSALTDVKITLLTGRAHNKHTSGGDFKEATYRAIRQGLEKAQMMLLEPYYDFKIKVNIEQMGRIISDIQKAHGSIQPPQTIGETSILTGKVPVATFLDYSIEFAAITQGRGSLQLTYGGYGDCHNATEVIEQAGYDKNADFMYTSSSIFCAKGKGYTVLWDRAEAEMHCLKG; the protein is encoded by the coding sequence ATGTTTAAAACGGTGGGAGTATTGGCACATGTGGATGCAGGGAAAACGACGTTCGCAGAACAGCTTCTTTATCATACAAATACTATTCGACAAAGAGGGCGTGTAGACCATAAGGATACATTTTTAGATAGTCATGAGATAGAGAAAGAGCGAGGTATAACGGTTTTTGCCGACCAAGCAACTTTTTCTTTTAAAGATTCGTCTTATTATATAATTGATACGCCAGGGCACGTCGATTTTTCAGCAGAAATGGAGCGGGCTATTCAAGTGATGGATGCTGCGATTGTGATTATAAGTGCTGTTGAGGGAGTCGAAGGGCATACGGAAACAGTTTGGCAGCTGCTACAAAAGTATAATGTACCAACTTTCTTTTACATTAATAAAATCGACCGAGTTGGGGCTGATGTCGAAAGGGTTCTACAAGATATACATGCCAACTTAACGACTGAATTGTGTGATATTTCACTTCTCGACACTATGCCTCAAGAGCTAATCGAAAATATTGCTGAGCGTGATGAAACATTACTAGAGTACTATCTTCACAAAGGATATGATAAGAACGTGTGGCTCGAAGCATTACGCGCCATGGTCATGAACAATAACGTCCATCCTTTTATAACAGGCTCCGCTTTACAAGATATCGGTGTAACGGAGTTTTTAGATACTTTGCATGCTTTGACCCAAACGGACTATCAAGAAGATACTCCGTTTTCGGGGATAGTTTACAAAGTACGCTATGATGAAAATAACCAGCGAATCGCATTTGTAAAGGCACTTAGCGGATCGTTACACGTCCGTGATGAAGTCCGATACAACGATGATGACCAAGAAGTCTATGAAAAAATAACTCAAATTCGTGTATACAATGGTAGTAAATATAAAACAGTAGACAAAGTACAAGCGGGGGAGCTTTTTGCTGTTGTGGGTTTATCGATGGCATCGGACGGGACTGGTTTAGGGTCAATAGCAAATAAAAGTAAAACAACTTACAATATTATTCCAACTATTAAATCAAAAGTAATATACGATCCATCACACCATGTTAAGGATGTACTTCGCTATTTTAAAATATTGGATGAAGAGGATTCTGCATTACATGTTACATGGGATGAGCGCTTGCAAGAGATTCATATACAAGTAATGGGCAAGATTCAATTAGAAGTACTTCAGCAAATTGTAAAAGACCGTTTTGGTATCTCTGTTACTTTTGGCCAGCCTGAAATTATTTATAAAGAAACAATAACAAACACAGTTAGAGGGTATGGGCATTTTGAACCGTTAGGTCATTATGCAGAGGTGCATCTACAAATAGAGCCTGCTATTAGAAATAGCGGAGTACAGTTTTCAAACAATTGTCATGCGAATGACTTAGCGATAGGACATCAAAACCTTATTCGTCAGCACGTATTAGAACGTGGTCACCATAGTATACTAACCGGTTCCGCACTTACCGATGTGAAAATAACTTTACTAACAGGGCGTGCTCATAATAAGCATACGTCTGGGGGAGATTTTAAAGAAGCTACCTATCGAGCGATTAGGCAAGGGTTAGAAAAGGCCCAGATGATGTTACTTGAACCGTACTATGATTTTAAAATTAAAGTTAATATCGAACAAATGGGACGTATAATTTCTGATATACAAAAAGCTCACGGATCGATTCAACCTCCACAAACCATCGGTGAAACATCAATATTAACAGGAAAAGTACCGGTCGCAACTTTTCTAGATTATAGTATAGAGTTTGCCGCTATAACACAAGGGAGAGGCAGTCTGCAGCTCACATACGGTGGATACGGTGATTGTCATAACGCAACAGAAGTGATAGAGCAAGCTGGGTATGATAAAAATGCAGATTTCATGTACACATCTTCATCTATTTTTTGTGCGAAAGGAAAAGGGTATACAGTATTGTGGGACAGAGCTGAAGCTGAGATGCACTGCTTGAAAGGATGA
- the asnB gene encoding asparagine synthase (glutamine-hydrolyzing): MCGFIGCIHETEAANRADQYQQLFEDMNNIITHRGPDDSGYFQDEHINFGFRRLSIIDIENGHQPLSYENERYWIIFNGEIYNHVELRNDLTEQGFYFETSSDTEVIIALYSMYKERTPEKLRGMFSFLIWDKQEKLLFGARDQFGIKPFFYMEYQEKTYFASEKKSILLAMKNIIIDNAALQHYLTYQYVPEPATMSVGINKLLPGHYFTKKVGEKMQICQYWKASFTPVTSTEDELVKEIRDVLYDSVNVHMRSDVPVGSFLSGGIDSSFIVSIAKEFNPNIKTFSVGFDHNGFSEIDVAKETADKLNLENISYVISPEEYMKELPKVVWHFDDPLADPAAIPLYFVAREARKHVTVVLSGEGADELFGGYNIYREPQDLALFNKIPTQLKTALKKISHIVPEGVTGKSFIERGCTPMEERYIGNAKMFSEEEKELIYKWYKKDMHYLDITAPFYEDTKGYDPVERMQYIDIHTWLRGDILLKADKMTMAHSLELRVPFLDKEVFNVASRIGTEFKTTNNTTKYILRKAAEGIVPDHVLNRKKLGFPVPIRHWLKNEMHDWAVQIIHESQTSHLINKQAMLQLLDDHCKGKADNSRKIWTVLIFMIWHQVYVEDKYSFQTTKEIVLS; this comes from the coding sequence ATGTGTGGATTTATAGGGTGTATTCATGAAACTGAAGCAGCCAATAGGGCAGATCAGTATCAACAGTTATTCGAAGATATGAATAATATCATAACTCACCGCGGTCCAGATGATTCAGGTTATTTTCAGGATGAGCACATTAATTTTGGCTTTAGACGATTAAGTATCATCGATATTGAAAATGGACATCAACCGTTATCATATGAAAATGAGCGGTACTGGATTATTTTTAACGGGGAAATTTATAATCATGTTGAGCTGCGAAATGATCTTACTGAGCAGGGCTTTTACTTTGAAACAAGCTCAGATACAGAGGTTATTATCGCTTTATATAGTATGTATAAAGAAAGAACGCCTGAAAAATTACGTGGTATGTTCTCATTTTTAATTTGGGATAAGCAAGAAAAGCTTCTATTTGGGGCGAGAGATCAGTTTGGCATTAAGCCGTTCTTCTACATGGAATATCAAGAAAAAACGTATTTTGCTTCTGAGAAGAAAAGTATTTTACTAGCTATGAAAAACATCATTATTGATAATGCAGCATTGCAGCATTATTTAACATATCAGTATGTTCCAGAGCCAGCGACTATGTCTGTTGGTATTAATAAGCTTTTACCAGGTCATTATTTCACGAAAAAAGTTGGCGAGAAAATGCAAATTTGTCAATATTGGAAGGCCTCATTTACTCCTGTTACTTCAACAGAAGATGAGCTTGTGAAGGAGATTCGCGATGTTTTGTATGATTCGGTAAACGTGCATATGCGCAGTGATGTACCAGTAGGATCATTTTTATCAGGTGGAATTGACTCTTCTTTTATTGTTTCAATCGCAAAAGAATTCAATCCAAACATCAAAACGTTCTCTGTCGGCTTTGATCATAACGGGTTTAGTGAAATTGATGTGGCTAAAGAAACAGCTGACAAATTGAATCTTGAAAACATTAGCTATGTTATTTCTCCAGAAGAGTATATGAAGGAATTACCTAAAGTAGTATGGCACTTCGATGATCCATTAGCAGATCCAGCCGCCATTCCACTTTACTTTGTTGCTCGTGAAGCTAGAAAGCATGTAACGGTCGTTCTTTCAGGTGAAGGTGCCGATGAACTGTTCGGTGGCTATAATATTTATCGTGAGCCGCAAGATTTAGCTCTGTTTAACAAAATTCCAACGCAGTTAAAAACAGCCTTGAAGAAAATATCGCACATCGTTCCAGAAGGTGTAACAGGAAAGAGCTTTATTGAGCGTGGTTGTACGCCAATGGAGGAGCGTTACATTGGAAATGCGAAAATGTTCAGTGAAGAAGAAAAAGAACTTATTTATAAGTGGTATAAGAAGGATATGCACTATCTTGATATTACAGCACCATTTTATGAAGATACAAAAGGCTATGACCCGGTTGAACGGATGCAATATATAGATATTCATACGTGGCTACGTGGTGATATTCTTTTAAAAGCAGATAAAATGACGATGGCTCATTCATTAGAACTACGCGTGCCATTTTTAGATAAAGAAGTATTTAACGTCGCGTCGCGTATAGGGACAGAGTTCAAAACGACAAACAACACAACAAAGTATATTTTACGTAAAGCGGCGGAAGGTATTGTACCAGACCATGTGTTAAACCGTAAAAAGTTAGGCTTCCCAGTCCCGATTCGCCATTGGCTGAAAAATGAAATGCATGACTGGGCGGTTCAAATCATTCATGAAAGTCAAACGAGTCACTTAATCAATAAACAAGCTATGTTACAGCTTTTAGATGATCATTGCAAAGGAAAAGCAGATAACAGCCGAAAAATTTGGACTGTGCTGATTTTCATGATCTGGCATCAAGTTTATGTAGAGGATAAATATAGCTTTCAAACAACTAAAGAAATCGTGTTGAGCTAA